Within Sulfurospirillum arsenophilum NBRC 109478, the genomic segment ACAATTAGAATCACTGTGGAATAAAAACCTTCAAAAGGCACAAATATTACTCGCACGTGAGCCTCTTTTAAACAAAGAAGCAGCTCAAGAGAGCTTGCGAGATTTTTTAGAGGTTGAAGAGAAAAAACCTATTATTGAAAATATGCTCAAACGCTCTGGCATCTTTACGATGGCAGAAAATTCAGTTAAAGAGAAAAACTTTAGTTTCTATTTTAGGCTGGTAGCCCAAAATATCTTTTTAGAATCCACCCCACTCTACCAAAAAGTGCTTCAAGTTGGAGAGCGCATACAAAATGAAATACTTAAATATTTAGAAGAAAAAAATTATAAGCAATCGCTCATTTTATCGGATATTTTGCATCAATTCAGACCTTACCAAAACCAAGCAAATAGGCTCAAAGAAGTTTCAAAAGCATTGCTCATTTTAGAGCACCAAATCGAGCATAAAATGCTCTTTGAAGCAGTGAAAACACAAGATCAGTTCCAGCTTCAAAGCCACTATGCCCTTGTTGAACAGCTTGAGCAAATGAAGCAAGTTTTCCAAACAGAACAAATGGCGTTGATTGAAGAAAAAGAGTATGCAAAAGTATTTAGCAACATTGAACCTTACATGCAAATTTCGATCTGCAAGCAAAACGTTGCCAACATTATACGAAAAATCTACATTGCACAGCTCAAAGATGCCTACGAACAAAGAGATGCTACGGTAGATTGGGAAAAATCTTTTTTAACATACCTCAAATTTTTTCCCATGGATAAACTTTTGGTCGAATTTGCAAAAGAGCATCAAAAGCTTGAGGTGTTGAAACATATCATCATTGCTTCCCCTCCTCCACAAAATCCCATCTATCCTAAAAATTTAGTCTCAGGGCCTACGTCTTCAGCTAAAAAAACGAGTTAATAGAGCTTATAGGAATCGCTTGTTATAATCGTGACTTAATTCATTAAAAAGGCTTCATAAAATGAGCAAACTAAAAACATACGACTACACGAAAGAGCAATTAAATGCTTTTCAATACGCTATTATCAAAACAGAAAAAGGCGATATTGTTATTAAGCTAAACCCTGAAGAAACGCCTATTGCAGTTGCGAACTTCGCAACACTTGCAAACGATAAATTCTACGATGGTTTGATCTTCCACCGTGTTATCAAAAACTTTATGGCACAAGGCGGTTGTCCAAGTGGTCGAGGAACTGGCGGTCCTGGTTGGAACATTGCATGTGAATGTAAAGGTCAAAAAAGCAAACACAAACGTGGTAGCCTTTCAATGGCACACGCTGGCCCAAATACGGGAGGAAGTCAATTCTTTATCTGCTTTGTGGATTGCCCTCATTTAGATGGCGTACACACTGTCTTTGGCGCAATCGCGAAAGATGACAAAGAGAGCTTTAAAGTACTTGACAGTATCGCTCAAAATGACAAAATGATCACGATCGAGATCAAAGATAAACTCTAAAATATTCTTACATGTAAAGAGCCAAACTCTTTACATGTAAACTTCTCTTTTATACATTGGCAGATAGCTTACCCACCACTTTTCCAATCACCTGAACATCATTCGCATTAATCAATTCTGGTGCATACGCTTCATTATCAGAGACGAGTGCTACCGTGCCATTGGCATGAAGTTGAAGACGTTTGATAAAAAGACCAACAGGAGTGGAAACAACATAAATTCCAGATTTTAAAGCATTGGTATACTCTTTGTTGATGAAAACAACATCGCCACTAAAAAGTGTTGGCTCCATGGAGTCACCCAAGACATTAATAGCTTGAATATGCTTTACCATTCCAATGCCACCAAGTTTTTGAACAATTTCATCATCAAGATACATCATCTCACTCGCTTCATCTTCATTAAGAGCACCACCACCTGCTGAGGCATAAATATCTCTAAAGTAATGCACACGCGCAAATTTATCGGTCTCTGCTTGTAAACTTTCAACGATTTGATCAAACAAAAGCCAATTAATGGATATTTTACGTTTAGCGCAAAATTCAAGGATCTCTTTATATGGAATTTTGGCACGATTTTTCATAGTAGCAAGGGTTAGCTGGTTTATACCAAGTGCTTCAGCCACATCTTTATCAAATACTTTGCGTTCACCCAACTCTTGGGAGAGAATATCTTTAACTTTATGTAAAACAGCTAAAATATCTGGCATTTTGTCCTCCAATATTTCATTTTGAAATATTATTGTAGCATATTTTTAAATTTTATTACAATAATGAAAATTTTAAAGGAGTTTTCGATGAAAAATTTAATTTGTACCATCAGTCACTCACGCAAAGCATACAATGAATTTATGAACCGTTTTGAGCAAAAGATGCTCGTTTTAAGTAATAAGATTTTTTAAAAAGAGACTTCCAGCAAACTATATCTGGAAGTCATAAGAAAGTGTGTGTTAATTCTTCTTTTTAGTAGCTGTTTGGAAGTAAAACCAAATCAATCCAATGATTGAAAATAAAATCAGTGGAGCTAAAAAAGTATTATCTGAAAAATAAGCAGCAATGCGCATTAAAAGCTCACCTGCCATAAAACTACCAATACCCAAAATCACGGCCCAAGCAACGGCCGAGATTGTATTGAGCAAATGAAATTTCGCTTGTGGGTATTTCGTAAGCCCAATGGTCATAGGTACCAAAGTTTTGAGTCCATAAATAAATTTTTGAATGAAAATGATCTTATCGCCGTATTTTTTCATCAAAATGTGGCTCAATGCTAATTTTCGTCTATGTGCTTTGATGTAGGGCATCAGTGCTTTTTTATTGTAGCGTCCCATGTAAAATAAAAAAGAGCTACCAATGACGTTTGCAAAGGCCGCGACAACGATCGAGGTTGTAAGATCCATCTTGCCTGCATAAGCAAGTACTCCTGCGGCGATGATCGCTATCATACCGCCGCCAAAAGAATATGCAAATAATATAATATAACCATACGTTGAGAGAGAGCTAAGAATATCTTCCACGTAATGCCTTAGTTGCTTGTCAATTTTTGTATCGTTTTGATGAAATCATCAATCGCATACGAAGAGAGCAATCCATCGGATTCTACAATCTGATCTGGTGTTACATTGTTACCATAAAGCTCAATATTTTGATCATAATCATGGTTCATAACAGAGCCATCAAAAGAGACACCTACAAAAGCACCTTGTGTTTTTGTATAGGTATAGACTTCGGATTTAAAGTCTGTTTCACTCCCTCTGCCAGCACTCTCTCCAGCAGGTCCAGCAGCAACAGAAGCATCAACTCCTAAAGTAATTTTGTTGTTCATCAGTTTTTTCACAGCGTCAGTACTTTGGAAAATCATTAAAATATCTTTTTTCTCAACACCCAGTTGGAAGCCAAATCCAGCACCACCAAGTTTAACAAAAAATGGGTTACTCCATGAACCATCACTTCGTCTGACAACCATCACACCACTTCCCGTTTTACCACCTAAAAACATACTGATTTCAATCGTTCCTGGGAAAACAGCAATGGCTTGTGCGCCTGATATAACCTTTTCTGGAATTTTTATCTTTGAATCACGCATCATATTTTTAAGTGCATTGGATGAATCCAATAATTTCTCTTCTGCTGAACCGTAAAGGGTTGTGGTGAGTAATACACCCATTATCACACTAAGCCATATTTTTTTCATCATTTTTACTCCTTCTATTTTGTACAACATATTCGTAAAATGCGCCTTCTTGACGCATAAGTTCCTCTTGTGTTCCAGATTCAACGATTCTTCCTTTATCCATAACATAGATAAAATCAGCCTTTTTGATCGTACTAAGCCTATGCGCAATGATAATTGTCGTTTTACCTTCAAGGTAATTTTCAAGTGCATTAAAAAGCTTTGCTTCGGTATGAACATCCAAAGCCGATGTTGACTCATCTAAGATAACCACATTGGGGTTTTGAAGCACCATACGCGCAATACTTAGACGTTGTCGCTGTCCTCCTGAAAGTTTAATGCCATGCTTTCCTATTTGCGTTTGCAGACCATCAGGTAACTCATCAACAAAGCTCTCTAGCTGAGCGATTCGAAGTGCTTGATGCACTAAAGTTTTATCGGTTTTTTCATCAATCATCAGGTTCTGAGCCATCGAAGCATTGAAAAGTTGTGGATTTTGCAGTACCAAAAAGAGATGATCGCGCACAACATCAAGTCCAATCTCTTTCACCGAAATGCCATCAAACAAAATATCGCCTGATTCGAGGGGATAAAGTCCAACAAGCAGATGAGCAAGCGTCGTTTTACCGCTTCCACTCGCACCTATTATAGCGATTTTTGAACCTTTTGGAATATGCAGATTGATCTCTTCAAGAACTTGTTTTCCACCATCATAGCTAAAACTTACCCCATTAACATCAATCGCATTGGTACTGTTTTTGACAAAAGGATTCTTTACATGTAATCCTCTCTCTTCGGTTTTCAAACTCAAAATTTCATTAATACGATCCAATGCTTTGCCCGCATTGTGATACGTGTATTGAATATTTAAGATATCTTGAATGGGAGGCATCATCACCCATAAATAACCAAAAATTGCGAGCATCGAGCCAATACTAAGATCAGAATACGCCACAACGAAGATACTTGCTGCGCGGAAAAGCTCAAAACCTGAGAGAAAAATTAAAAAGGAGAGCCGACTTGCACCATCACTTTTATAGCCAAAAATGATTGAACTCTTTTTAATCGTTTGAGCATGATCTTCGACTTTATCAAAAAAAAGCCTCTCTTTATTGGTAGCACGAATCTGCACAAACATATCAAGCGTTTCAGAAAGCGCTTCTTGGAAGAGTTCAAAAGCTTTGTTTTGCTCTTTTTTAAGCTTTGCAACTTTCTTTGCCAGTTTGGTCGTAAAAAGAATGACAACAGGATTTAGAATCAAAATAAAGAGCCCTAGTTGCCAATGAATCATCAAAAGCACCGCACCCACACCGAAAATAGTGAATACGGAAATGATCAAACGACTAACAAAAACACCTAAAAAATTATCAATCGTTTCAATATCGGTGACGAGCAGTGAAGCAGCTTTACCTGAGCCAAAAAATTCGAATTGGTTCATGGCAACATTGCTTAAATGATCGAGTACATCTTTACGAATTTTAAAAGCAATATTTTTAGAAACAATGGTAAAAAGCTTTGTTTGCAGGTAGTTTAAGAGAAAAAAGAAAAGTCTTAGCGTCACAACAATGACTAAAACAATACCAATGTAAAGATAAGCAGGATTGGATGTCCCAAAAACACCATCGACAACATGTGTCACAAACCCTTTTTTACCCAGCAAGACTTCATCCACCAACATAGGCATTAAAAGAGGTACAGGCGTACTCACAAGCACAGCAAAAAAAGCGATCACATTGGCTAGAATAAGCTCTTTTTTATAGTTTTTTATCTCTTGAAAAAGATTTTTGAAAGTGTAGAGTGTGTGCATTATATTTCCATTAAAAGCAGTCATGCAGAGGCATGTTGCCTCTACATGTAAACGTGTTTAACGTGCAAAATCGATAGCGCGAAGTTCTCTAATGACATTGACTTTAATCTCGCCAGGATACTGAACTTTACTCTCAATCTCTTGAGCAATCTCTTTAGCAAGCAGTACAGCTTCATCATCATTAATCAATTTTGCGTTGGCAATAACTCTGATCTCGCGACCAGCATTGATGGCATACACTTGCTTAATGCCCGGTTTACTTTTTGCAATCTCTTCAATGTCTTGAACACGTTTTAAGAAGCTCTCAAGAACTTCTCTTCTTGCACCTGGACGTGCAGCGGAAAGTGTATCGGCAGCACAAACAGCAGCAGATTCAACCGAAGTTGGTTCTTCGTGTCCGTGGTGTGCAAAGATAGCATTGATGACGACATCATGTTCTTTATAACGACGACAAATTTCAGCACCCAAATCAACGTGGCTACCCGCTGTTTCATGCGTTAAGGCTTTACCAATATCATGTAAAATACCCGCGCGTCTAGCAAGGAGTACATCACCACCCGTTTCAGCAGCGATAATACCTGCCAAATGAGCCACTTCAAGTGAGTGACCAAGTGCATTTTGACCGTAACTTGCTCTAAATTTTAGACGACCGATAAGTTTGACAAGTTCTGGATGCATTTTAGTGATACCAAGATCGATGATGATATTTTCACCCTCTTCCACTAAACTTTGGTCAAACTCATCTTTAACTTTCTCATAAATACCCTCAATACGTGCTGGCTGAATTCTGCCATCTTGCACCAAAAGTTCAATGACTTTGGTAGCAATCGCACGGCGGTAGAGGTTAAAGCTACTTAAGATAATCGCATTTGGCGTATCGTCAATAATAATGTCAACACCCAAAAGCATCTCAAGAGTCTTGATATTGCGACCCTCTTTACCAATAATACGACCTTTAAGTTCATCATCTTTAATATTAACAACATTAATGAGACGTTCAGCCGCAAACTCGCCTGCAAAACGGGTTGTTGCTTGCGCTAAAATATAGTTAACACGACGTTTAATATCTTGTTTTGCCTCTTCTTCAAGGCGTCTTACCGTGTGTGCTATTTCTGCACGTGATTGCTCTTCCACTTTGGCTAAAACAATCTCTTTGGCTTCATTTTGAGTAAGCCCTGCGGAGCGCTCTAAAACTAAAAGGGCTTCATTGACTTTAATGTTATACTCATCTTTGAGTTGTTGTCCCTCATCAAAGAGTGAGTTTGCATTGTTTTGTAAAAGTTGGAGATCTTCACGATCTTTAGTGATTTTTTTGAGCTCTTCTTTGTATCCACGCTCTTTTTTATCAAGCTCTAGTATTTTTTCAGAATGCTCTTTTTTAAGCGTGATCGTACGATCTTCGTATTTACGTTTTGCCTCTAACTCTGCTTCTTTAACCTTAATATTACTGCTACTAAGGATTAACTCTGCTTCGTGTTCAATGGCTTTCGCTTTGGCTCTTGCTTGAGCAACGTGTATCTCATAATTTGCAGCTTCCATCTTCTTTGCGATGAAAAATCCTGCAACGCCGCTTGCTAGAGCAGCTCCACCGACCGCTAATGACTCTAAGACCATTTGTCCCTCTTTTGATAATAGTTTTATAGGGGGTTAAATAAATATCAGCTGCAATATCATGTTCTTCTGATAAAAGGCTTTGTGTCATACAAAACTCCCTTTGAACAAATAATATTGGAGGTTTAGGTTCAAGCGATGCAAAAAAACGATCGTACATCCCTTTACCAAAACCAATTCTTTTGAATGCCCCATCAACCCCTATGACAGGCACTATCGCAAAATCAATTTTTGGTTTAACAGCAAAAGAGTTCTTGGGCTCTTCTATGTTAAATTTTTTTCTACTTGAAGGCAATCTCCATTTTACCATCTTGAAACTGACGCCTTCCATAAACGGAACATAGACCTTACATTTTCTTCGTCTACATGTAGCGATAATGCCCCGAGTATTGGCTTCAATAGGCAGTGAAACATAGAGTAAAATTGAACGTACTTTCAACTGTTTCAACATCTCTAAAATTTGTTTTTCAACTATTTTATCACGCTTATAAGCATTGTGAACCGAACACAATTTCCCTCTTGCATAAGAGCGAAATTGTGACTTAGTCTCGAACTTAATTTTTTGCATTGTTGTCACTTTAAGGCTTGTTTGAATACAATCATAGCCATTATAATAGACTTCGTGTCGTTTTGCAAGAAGTCTCTGCCTCATTTGAGGCAAGCTCACGCGCCTTAGTGGCTCACGTAGCTTTTTAAGTTTTCTTAGAAAGCGTATCAAATAGAGTTCGATAAGAACTCTTAATTAAAAGGATTCTAATGAAGTTTTGGTTTGCTCTGTGTATCTCTTGCTCGATGCTTTTTTTCAATGGCTGTTCTTCCGAAAAAAAGAAAACAGATGATAATAAATCTGTTAAGGCAAAAGAAGAGGTTAAAAATGAAAAAATTGTGCTTCAAGATATTTCTGGTAAAGAGATTGTTGTCACTTCTCTTGATAAAGGATTTAGCTTTGCTGGATATGAAAACAAAATCGTTTTAGTCAATTTCTTTACCACATGGTGTCCTCCGTGTAAAGCTGAAATTCCTCATCTTATCAACCTTCAAGAAAAATATAAAGAGAACTTTGTCATCATTAGTGTACTTTTAGAAGAGAACAAATCCAATGAAGAGATCAATAGCTTTATGAAATATAACAACATTAATTATGTCATTACAAACAGTGCTGAAAATTTCAAACTGGCGCAAAGTGCGGGTGGCGTTAAAAACATTCCACTCATGTTTTTGTATGACAAAAATGGCAAGTACTCTACGCACTATGTAGGCGCTATTCCTGAAGAGATGATCGACGCTGACATCAAAAAAGTACTTTAATGTTTAGCTTTATTAAAAAAGGGCTAGATAAAACCCTTGGAGCGATTAAAGAGATATTGCCTGAAAAAGTCGAGAAGATTGATAAAACGCTTTTAGAAGAGATATTAATAGAATCCGACATTCCTTATGAACTGGTTGAAGAAATCATCTACTATCTTCCCCCTTCCCAAACCGTAGCCCGTGAAGATGTTAGACGCGTTCTCAAGGCCTATTTTAAATACGAGACTTCGCCTTTGGTCGAAACACTCCAAACCCCTTTTGTGGAACTGATTATTGGGGTTAATGGTGCTGGTAAAACCACCACCATTGCCAAATTAGCGCACAACTACAAAAAAGAGAACCAAAGTGTACTTTTGGGTGCTGCTGATACCTTTAGAGCGGCTGCCATTGAACAGCTTAAAATTTGGGCTGAGAAGATTGATGTAGGCATCATCTATACGCAACAAGGGCATGATCCCTCCGCTGTAGCATACGATACCATCAGTTCTGCGGTTGCCAAAAAAATCGATCATGTCATCATCGACACGGCTGGACGTTTGCACAACCAAGTCAATCTTGCCAATGAGCTGAAAAAAATTGTACGCATTTGCGATAAAGCGCTTACCGGTGCACCGCATCGTAAAATTTTGATCTTAGATGGAACACAAGGCACTTCGGCTATCAACCAAGCTAGAGCCTTTCACGAGATGATTAGCGTTGATGCTATTATCATCACAAAGCTTGATGGTACAGCAAAAGGTGGCTCACTTTTTGGTATTGCCAAAGCATTGGAACTTCCTATTATTTATGTGGGTGTGGGAGAAGGAAGAGATGATCTGATTCCTTTTAACGCAGATGATTACATCGACACTATTTTAGACTCTATTTTCACTCAAACCAATGGCTAAAAAACAGATTCTTTTTGAGTGCCAAGCCTGTGGGCATCAAAGTGCCAAGTGGCTTGGTAAATGCCCAAATTGTGGTGCATGGGATGAGTATATTGAGCTGAGCGATAAACAGATAGAAGTCCTTAAAGAGATTAACTCTAAGCCTACGACAAATACCCAAAGTAATGCTATTCCTATCACCGAAGTGAGTTTTGAACATATTGAGCGCTACAGCTCGGGTGATCGAGAACTGGATTTAGTCCTAGGTGGAGGCATCGTTCAAGGAAGCCTTACGCTTATTGGTGGAAGCCCAGGGGTAGGTAAATCAACCCTCCTTTTAAAAATTGCGGGAAACCTTGCCAAAGAGGGTAAAAAAGTTCTTTACGTCAGTGGAGAAGAGTCTTCAAGTCAGATTAAACTTCGTGCAAACCGTGTGGACAGTAATTATCCCAATCTCTATTTACTTCCAGAAATCAGACTAGACACCATTTTTAAAGAGCTGGAAAAACACGCTTTTGAAGTCTTAATTATAGATTCTATCCAAACGATTTATAGCGAAAAAATCGCTTCTGCCCCAGGGAGTGTTTCGCAAGTGCGAGAGATTACGTTTGAATTGATGCGCTTTGGAAAAGAGAAAAATATTGCTATTTTTATTATTGGTCATATAACCAAAGAAGGCTCTATCGCAGGACCTCGCGTGTTGGAACATATGGTCGATACCGTTCTTTACTTTGAGGGTGACTCTTCACGTGAACTAAGACTGCTTCGTGGCTTTAAAAACCGCTTTGGGACAACGAGTGAAGTGGGCATCTTTGAGATGACCAAGGCGGGATTAGTGAGTGCAAAAGATATTTCTAAAAAGTTTTTTACCAGAGGCAAAGCGCAAGCAGGCTCTGCTATCACTGTTTTAATGGAAGGCAGCCGCCCAATTGTTTTAGAAGTGCAAGCATTGGTCAGCGATAGCGGTTATCCAAACCCAAAACGCAGTGCTACAGGCTATGAACTTAACCGCTTAACCATGCTTTTAGCACTGTTAGAGCGAAAGCTTGATCTGCCGTTTAACCAGTACGATGTTTACATTAACATCGCTGGAGGCATTAAAATCAGCGAAACATCGGCTGATCTTGCCATTATTGCAGCCATTATTAGCTCGTATCGCAATCGTCCTATCAGTAAAGATACGATTTTCATTGGGGAAGTCTCCTTAATTGGCGATGTGCGCGATATTTTCAACCTTGATCTTAGACTTAAAGAAGCGAAGTCGCAGCAGTTTGAAAAAGCAGTCGTCCCATCCCTTCCCTTAGAGCAAATCGAGGGAATCAAGTGTTATAATATTGATGAAGTTTCAAAATTGATCGAATGGATGTAAATTTTTCCCAAAATAAAACGATATATATGAAAAGTGTTTTTACATGTAAAAAAAGGATAGAAGAATGGCTGGCAAAAAACCTGAAGATGGCGATACAAGCGTTGAAAAAAAACCTAAAGGCAATATGGTTCTCATCATTGTCATTGCGTTATTAGTAGTGATCCTCATTGGTGGTGGAGCTGCTGCATTTTTGATGCTTGGTGGTAGCCATGAAGAGGCAGCGCCAACTCAAACACAAGATGTTAAAGCTGAGAAGAAAAAAAGTAGTAGTAAAAAATCAACCGATCATTTAGCAATCGGACCAATGTACCCAATGGCACAGTTTGTTGTGAACTTGCTCAGTGAAAGCGGTAACCGCTTTTTAAAAGTTGCTGTTGATTTAGAGCTAAGCGATGCTAAACTTCAACCTGAAATGGATCATAAAAAATCGTTGATTAGAGACATTATCATTCGTACATTCTCGTCTAAAACCTTTGAAGAGATTAGCACACTGAAGGGTAAAGACAAACTCAAAGAAGAAGTCCTTGATAAAATCAATGAAAATCTTTCCGATGGACAAGTCAAAAACATCTACTTTACAGACTTTGTGGTTCAATGATCGGTATAGACCTCGTTTCGATTGAACGTATAACAAAACTCAAAGAGCGCTTTGGAGACAAGGCGCTCACTAAATTTTTAACTACGGAAGAAATAACTCTCGCTAAAAGTGATGCTACTGCTGCTGGATTTTATGCCGCGAAAGAGGCTGTTTCAAAAGCCCTTGGTATTGGCATTAGTGAAAAATGTGGATTTTTTGATATAAAAATTTATAAAGATGCACGAAACGCACCCTACTTTACGCTTTCACGTCATTTAATTGATGCGTATGAGATTACTGATTTTTCACTCTCAATTACACACGACAATGGTTTTGCTATCGCGGTAGCGGTCATTGAAGGCAAAAAAAATACCCAACAACTTTGGCACTAAGCGCCACCACCGACAAACTGTAAAAACTCTACTTTATCATTTTCACAAAGCTTGTGGCTTTCCCACAACTCTTTTTTGACAACATTCATGTTTACCGCAGCTGCCATTACTTTACTTTCAATACTCAATTCATCAATAAGCTCTTGAATCGTTTTAGCCCTACTCTCTTTTTTTTCACCGTTAATAATCAGTTGCATTCCATTTCTCCTTTGCGAAAACATGCCATTTTAAATCGCTCTCCCATAAAAGAGGGATCGATCAATGTTTTAATACGGTTTAATTCTGTCTCATACTGCTTTTCTGAAACGTTGTTAGCAAACAGTTCTAAAAGCTCAACCAATCCAAAATCAACTAACGCTTTCATCTGCGTGCTATAGTCATACACGCTAATGCCGCTTTTTTCAAAGGCATGAAAAAGATGGCTAAAATTGACATCATACGTAAGGTCTGATTTTGCAAAAAAGACATTAAAATCATTTGGTTCTCGCAATTTTTCTTCAACCAAATCGGTGAGTGCAAAAAAAGGATAGACCTGATGGTTAGCATAAACACGCAGTGAAAAGTCATTTCTCGCTTCTTTATCGCCATAGTCAAACGTCACAAACTCAAAACGTTCACAACACTGACTCATCGCTTTTGCAAAAGGCTCATACCCTAAGCAAAGCTCCCCTTTTTTAATGCCATATTCATCCGCTTTTTTTCGTGTTTCATCATCCATTGTCGCAAAAAAAGCTTTTTCATTTTCAATAAAAAGCATCTCATCTTCTTTGATGAGTTCGCACGAAAACGCATCGAAAATTTCATTGGCGACAAAGAACGCCTCTTTACATGTAAACGCTTCCAAATGCTTTACATGTAAAAGTTTAATGGCATCGCCAAATGCCTCTTCAAAGTAGGTTTTTTGCATTGTTTGATTCGCCTCAAAAGGCTCAACAATGACAAAGGTAAGGGATTGGAGCAGTGCAGGTTTGAGAGTATAGATAAACTGAATCATATCAGCAAGCAGATAGCCTTTGTGCGCGCCAATCTCAACCACATAAGACGAAGGGCTTAAAAACCCACTCTCAATGGTTGAAATCAGTCTTTTGGCAATGGAACCACCAAAAAACATACTCGTACTTACAGCGGTGTAAAAGTCACCCTCTTTTCCGATGGTTCGCTCTTTAGTGTAGTAGCCCTCATTGCCATAGAGCCACGTTTGCATATACTCGCTAAATTTCACGTATCTCTTTTATAAAAGCGCTTGACACGCATTCTCTAGGCGTTTAAAGCCCTCATCCATCTCTTCTTTAGAGATCGTGAGTGGTGGTAAGAAACGAAGTGTGTTTTTGCCTGCTTTTAACACAAGGACACCATGCTCAAATGCTTTTTTGATGACACTTGCCAAAATAT encodes:
- a CDS encoding lipid-binding SYLF domain-containing protein → MMKKIWLSVIMGVLLTTTLYGSAEEKLLDSSNALKNMMRDSKIKIPEKVISGAQAIAVFPGTIEISMFLGGKTGSGVMVVRRSDGSWSNPFFVKLGGAGFGFQLGVEKKDILMIFQSTDAVKKLMNNKITLGVDASVAAGPAGESAGRGSETDFKSEVYTYTKTQGAFVGVSFDGSVMNHDYDQNIELYGNNVTPDQIVESDGLLSSYAIDDFIKTIQKLTSN
- a CDS encoding DedA family protein, encoding MEDILSSLSTYGYIILFAYSFGGGMIAIIAAGVLAYAGKMDLTTSIVVAAFANVIGSSFLFYMGRYNKKALMPYIKAHRRKLALSHILMKKYGDKIIFIQKFIYGLKTLVPMTIGLTKYPQAKFHLLNTISAVAWAVILGIGSFMAGELLMRIAAYFSDNTFLAPLILFSIIGLIWFYFQTATKKKN
- the rny gene encoding ribonuclease Y, which translates into the protein MVLESLAVGGAALASGVAGFFIAKKMEAANYEIHVAQARAKAKAIEHEAELILSSSNIKVKEAELEAKRKYEDRTITLKKEHSEKILELDKKERGYKEELKKITKDREDLQLLQNNANSLFDEGQQLKDEYNIKVNEALLVLERSAGLTQNEAKEIVLAKVEEQSRAEIAHTVRRLEEEAKQDIKRRVNYILAQATTRFAGEFAAERLINVVNIKDDELKGRIIGKEGRNIKTLEMLLGVDIIIDDTPNAIILSSFNLYRRAIATKVIELLVQDGRIQPARIEGIYEKVKDEFDQSLVEEGENIIIDLGITKMHPELVKLIGRLKFRASYGQNALGHSLEVAHLAGIIAAETGGDVLLARRAGILHDIGKALTHETAGSHVDLGAEICRRYKEHDVVINAIFAHHGHEEPTSVESAAVCAADTLSAARPGARREVLESFLKRVQDIEEIAKSKPGIKQVYAINAGREIRVIANAKLINDDEAVLLAKEIAQEIESKVQYPGEIKVNVIRELRAIDFAR
- a CDS encoding 5-formyltetrahydrofolate cyclo-ligase, producing the protein MQKIKFETKSQFRSYARGKLCSVHNAYKRDKIVEKQILEMLKQLKVRSILLYVSLPIEANTRGIIATCRRRKCKVYVPFMEGVSFKMVKWRLPSSRKKFNIEEPKNSFAVKPKIDFAIVPVIGVDGAFKRIGFGKGMYDRFFASLEPKPPILFVQREFCMTQSLLSEEHDIAADIYLTPYKTIIKRGTNGLRVISGRWSCSSKRRCRIFHRKEDGSCKL
- a CDS encoding peptidylprolyl isomerase, translating into MSKLKTYDYTKEQLNAFQYAIIKTEKGDIVIKLNPEETPIAVANFATLANDKFYDGLIFHRVIKNFMAQGGCPSGRGTGGPGWNIACECKGQKSKHKRGSLSMAHAGPNTGGSQFFICFVDCPHLDGVHTVFGAIAKDDKESFKVLDSIAQNDKMITIEIKDKL
- a CDS encoding TlpA family protein disulfide reductase; its protein translation is MKFWFALCISCSMLFFNGCSSEKKKTDDNKSVKAKEEVKNEKIVLQDISGKEIVVTSLDKGFSFAGYENKIVLVNFFTTWCPPCKAEIPHLINLQEKYKENFVIISVLLEENKSNEEINSFMKYNNINYVITNSAENFKLAQSAGGVKNIPLMFLYDKNGKYSTHYVGAIPEEMIDADIKKVL
- a CDS encoding ABC transporter ATP-binding protein; the protein is MHTLYTFKNLFQEIKNYKKELILANVIAFFAVLVSTPVPLLMPMLVDEVLLGKKGFVTHVVDGVFGTSNPAYLYIGIVLVIVVTLRLFFFLLNYLQTKLFTIVSKNIAFKIRKDVLDHLSNVAMNQFEFFGSGKAASLLVTDIETIDNFLGVFVSRLIISVFTIFGVGAVLLMIHWQLGLFILILNPVVILFTTKLAKKVAKLKKEQNKAFELFQEALSETLDMFVQIRATNKERLFFDKVEDHAQTIKKSSIIFGYKSDGASRLSFLIFLSGFELFRAASIFVVAYSDLSIGSMLAIFGYLWVMMPPIQDILNIQYTYHNAGKALDRINEILSLKTEERGLHVKNPFVKNSTNAIDVNGVSFSYDGGKQVLEEINLHIPKGSKIAIIGASGSGKTTLAHLLVGLYPLESGDILFDGISVKEIGLDVVRDHLFLVLQNPQLFNASMAQNLMIDEKTDKTLVHQALRIAQLESFVDELPDGLQTQIGKHGIKLSGGQRQRLSIARMVLQNPNVVILDESTSALDVHTEAKLFNALENYLEGKTTIIIAHRLSTIKKADFIYVMDKGRIVESGTQEELMRQEGAFYEYVVQNRRSKNDEKNMA
- a CDS encoding LexA family transcriptional regulator; protein product: MPDILAVLHKVKDILSQELGERKVFDKDVAEALGINQLTLATMKNRAKIPYKEILEFCAKRKISINWLLFDQIVESLQAETDKFARVHYFRDIYASAGGGALNEDEASEMMYLDDEIVQKLGGIGMVKHIQAINVLGDSMEPTLFSGDVVFINKEYTNALKSGIYVVSTPVGLFIKRLQLHANGTVALVSDNEAYAPELINANDVQVIGKVVGKLSANV